ACGCCCGACCCGCCGACGAACCAGATCGCCTCGCCGTCGCTGGTCGCGTCGACCGCTCGCAACGGCCGGCTTCGCGCCTGCGGGCCGTAGTCGACGACCGTCTGCCAGCCGCTCTTTCGGCGCGCGAGCACGTCGCCGCCCGCGCCGACCGCGAACGGCCCCTCGACGGTGTCGACGACGCCGTACAGCGTCTTCGTCGTCGGCGAGTCGGCCTTCGTCCACTCGGTGTTCGAGGACCGCTTCGATGCGACCCCGACCGTCGGAACGCCGACCGCGGCGACCGCCGCCGCGCCGCCCGTTTGCAAGAAGTTCCGTCGTGTCAGTGACATCCGTTTTCTCACCACGCCCGCGATTCGACGCCGACCGTCTTCAATTGACAACTGATTGTAGTGAAACGATCCGTTCGAGTGAACCGTTTCGTTCGGGGATCAGTCGGTTCCGCGGTAGGCCAGCACCGCGGCCCAGAGCGCGCCGCCGGCGAGCACCACCGACGTACCCGAGAGGAACTGTACCGTGGTGAGCTTCCACCGGATCGACTCGTGAGCGCCGCCACCCTCGGATCGCTGGGTATCGGCGATGTGGGAAGCGCTGTCTCTTATACACATCTCNNGTCACCGAGGCGGTCGTGTCGGTACTCGTGGTGAGGTTCGCGCTCGTGGTGTGCTGACAGCCGTGTGCCGCCGCTGGGGCGACGAGCCCCATCGTGAAGAGGGCGAGACACAGCGTGCCCAGTCCGAGTCGCCGGACGAGTGGTCTGAAACCCATATCGTCGACCACCGCTCACTCGTCATATATTCGGAACACTCTCCGGATCGACTGAGCGATCTTCTACTACGTTCGACGGGCGGGCATCGTCCGACGGGCGGGACTGCACGACCGCGGGAACCACGACCGGCCGGATCGAGCGCTCCGTATGTACGTTCGTCCCGCGACCGCCGCCGACCGCGCCGCGCTCCCCGCCGTCCACACCGCCGCCGTCCGGGCCTTCGGGCCCGAGCACTACGATGCCGACGCGGTTCGACGGTGGGCGAAACCCGGGGGCCGGTCGCCCGCGGACTACGAACCCGATACCGACGACGAGCACGTCGTCGTCGGGGTTCGCGCGGACAGCGTCGCGGGCTTCGGCCATCTCGTCCCCATCGCGGGCGAGGTTCACGCGGTCTACGTCCATCCAGACCACGCGCGCCACGGCGTCGGGAGCGCCGTGCTCGCCGAACTCGAAGGCTACGCCCGCGGCCGGGGGCTCGACCATCTCTCGCTCCAGTCGTCGCTCAACGCGGTCGGGTTCTACGAGCGTGCTGGTTACGAACGCGTCGGCGAGGGCGAAAGTCCCGGTGGGCTGGCCGTCGTCGGGATGGAGAAAGGGCTCTGATCAGGCCCGCGGGTCGCGGTCGGGGCCCGGATACTCGCCGCCGACGACGGTCGGATGGAGAGCTTCGGGGTCGAACAGGCGGGCGAACCCCCGTGGGTGTTTGACGCTCACGTCGACGTACGGGCGAAGCTCCGCGCCGGTTCTCGCGGTCCGGAGTCCGTCGTCGAACGAGAGGAGGTGGGCCGCGTCGCCCGCCACGGCCGAGGCGAGTGCCGGATGGTCGCCCGGCGACTGCTCGACGCGAACCCGCAGATCGTCGATCCGCTCACGCCACGCGTCGGCGAGGTTTTCGTCCGCGAGGGTCTCGACGACGGCCGTCGCGTCCGCGAGGAGGGCGTCGCTCGCGACGAGCGAGACCCACGAGTGGGCGCGCACGAGGTCGAGCGCCTCGCGGGCCGCGCCGTCGCAGAGCAGGTCCGCCGCGAGCACGTCGGCGTCGGCGGCGACCCGCGCGGGGTCGGGCCGGTCAGTCATCGCGACGCGTCGCGAGCGCCTCGCTGACCATCTCGGGCGTCACGTCGTACTCGGCCGCGCGCTCGAACAGCGCTTTCCAGGTCATACCCCCGACCGTGGCCGCCGAAACAAACGGATTACGTTCGACTCAGACCGTCGCGGTCGACCCGCCGTCGCGACCGTCCAGCGGCCGGCGCACGAGCCGCGACCGTGGAAACGAATAGTGCCGGTCACTGCCGGGATAGGTCACCTCGACCACCGGTTCGCCGGGGTCGTAGGCGCGGTTCGTCGGGTGGGTCGCCACAGTGGTGTCGAGGCTCTCGATCCCGACCTCGTCGGCTCGGCGATCGACCGTCCCGGCGACCACGAGGTAATCGCCGGTTTCGCGGTCCCGGACGCGTTCGCCGGGGCGGTAGGTACAGTACTCACACAGCGGCAATCGGGTGTTCTCGGGGACGAACGTCTCTCGACCGCACGCGAGGCAGTCGGCGGCGCGCAACCCGGGGGCCGGGATCCGTCCACGAGTGACCTCGATGGCGACTCGCCGGCGGTGTTTGCAGCGCTCGCCGCGGAGCCGGTGGTCGGGACACGAGCACCGACTTCGCGGGAGGTCGACGACGTAGCGCGCGTCGTGGTGGGTCTCGACGGCGTAGCGACCCTCGCCGAGCGGCGTGACCGCCATGCGTTCGGTCCACGCCCGGACGGCGCGGGCGGGGAGGCTCCCGATATCGGGAGCGAGCGATTCCTTTCGTGACGCGGGTGTGTTTCTGGTGTGCGTCATGGATTTTCTCGGGCAGCAACGTCTCTCGGACGTGTTCTGCCCTCAGTCGAAAGAGGGGCTGGAGCGGCCTAAACCCGTCGGCGGGGTTCGAAGCGCTTTTCTCAGGGCCGACGGAACCTCCCGCTATGGAACGGGAGACGCTGGTCGAGGCCGTGGTTTCCATCGTCGCCGTGGCGATGTTCCTCGTCGTGATCGTCGTCGTCGGCGTTCTCTTCGAGGGGACGAACCACCAGCTCGTCGGCCTCGGTCCGTTCGCGCTGATCGGCAGCGTCGCCTTCTTCATCGTAGCGATGTCGATCGCGGGCTACTTCCTCGCCGGCCAGTAGAACGCTTCAGGCTTCGGCTTCGCCCTCGTCGTCGGCTTCTTCGTTCGCCTCGCGCCAGTCGGTGAGTTCCTCCTCGTCGGCGTCGTCGAGCGCCTCCTCGTAGTAGGCTAGCGGGTGCGAGATGGTCTCACACCGTTCGTCCTTGTTGATGCAGTCGCCGTAGGACTGCATCGTGGCGCACGAGGGCGGCGAGTACTCGGTCGGGCCGGTCTCGCCGCGGATGTGGTCGGTCTGGTAGCGCGTGATGTCCTCGGCGAAGCCGGGGTTCACGGTGTAGAGGTCGACGATCTCGTCGGTGGTCATCCCGATCGAGGCGAGGAAGGCGGTGATCGCAAAGCGCGAGTGGTGAGCGAGGTGGTCGCCCTTCTGGACGCCATCGAGCAGCGCCTTCATGCACGGCGGGAAGCGCTCGGGCACCACGGTGTCGATGTCGCGGGTGAGGTCGAGGTCGGCGAGCGTCTCGCGGAGGTCGGCCACGGGGCCGTCGAGCGCGTCGCCGACGGCGGTCGGCACGGCGAGAGGAAGCCCGTCGGCGACGCGGCGCTCGACCGCTTTCCGGAGGAGGTCGTCGCGCTCGGCGGTCGAGACCGGCACCATCCCGTCGGCGAGCGCGCGGTTGACCAGTCGCCAGCCCTCGCCACGCATGTCGGCCGCGAGCGGGAGGTACGCGCCGACCTCGACGAGGTGGTCGTCGAGGTCGCTTTCGGCGGGGTGGACGTGGCGCGCGAGGTCGAACTCCGCGAGGAGGTCGTCGGCCGTGAGCGGCTGTTCGCGCGCGCTCTTGAGCTTCGAGCCCTCGGCGGCGGTGAAGCGTTCGTGGGCGGCCCCGGCCTCGCTCCGTGCGTAGCGGCGCGTCAGGATGTGTTCGTCGACGAGCGAGACCAGGACCCGTGCCAGCGGGTACGACAGGAGTTCGGTGCGGACGTCGCGGTGGGGCTCGCCGATGTCGCCGTCGGTGAGCGCGCGCTCGACGCGCTCGGTCGCGCGCGCGACCACCCGCTCTTCGTCGGCGAGCGCGCGGAGGTCGGGGTCGAGCTCCGCGACGGCCTCGCGTGCCGCATCGAGGAACGGGTAGGTGGCGTGGCGGCGCTCCATTCGCGGGCCGTACTCCAGCGAGGCGAATAAGTGCGGTGGTCGGGCGAGACCGGAAGACACAGGTAGCGAATGGGAATACCCGCTATCGAATGCGGATCGCATCCCACGCGTGGCGCTACGCCACGCCGGCGCTCGTCCTCGCGCCGGTCGCGTGGCTCCTCTCGCCCCTCGCGGCGCTGGTAGCTCTGGCGGCCGGCGCGCTCGCGCTCGTCTTCCACCGCGACCCCGAGCGCACGACCCCGCCGTCCGGGGTCGTCGCGCCCGCCGACGGCCGCGTCTCGGTGGTCCGGCGCGAGGGCGACCGCCTGCGCGTCGGGGTCTACATGAACGTACTGGACGTCCACGTCAACCGCGCGCCGCTCGCGGGCCGCGTCGAGTCGGTGACCCACTCGCCGGGCGCGAACCGACCGGCGTTCTCGAAGGACTCGGACAGAAACGAGAAGGTGCGGATCGACTGCGGGGCGTTCACGGTGGTGCAGATCGCGGGCGCGTTCGCCCGCCGGATCCACCCCGACGTGGCGGCGGGCGACGAGGTCGCCCGCGGCCAGCGGATCGGGCACATCAGTTTCGGGAGCCGCGTCGACGTAGTCCTGCCCCCGCACGTCGAGATCGAGGACCTCGTGGTCGAGAAGGGTGAGACGGTGCGGGCCGGCGAGACGGTGCTCGTCGAAGACACGACCCACTGACGGGCGGCGGCTCCGCCATCGGACGACCGTATCGACTCAGGGGGTCGGTTCGACGACCAGCCCGCTCCCGAGTCGGTTCTCGGGGTCGTACTCCTCGACGACGGACGCGAGGCGGTCGTAGTTGTCGCCGTAGACCATCCGGAGGCGTTCGTCTGGGTCGACGAACCCGGGGAACCCCGCGTAGAAGCCCTCGATGGTCGACGAACTCGCCCAGAGGTGGTCCCAAGTATCGTAGGCCCACGATTCGCACGCCTCGTCGTTCTCGGGGTCGTCCCACCCCGCGCTGACGTTCAGGAGGAACTCGGCGTTCCGGTGAGGGTAGGCGGTGGCGTCCGGGGCGACCTCGCTGACCGCGCCGCCGAGGTGCCAGATCCCGAGTTCGCACTCGTTCGTGGGCGCCGCGAGCAGCGCGTCGGCCACGGCGTCGAGGTCGTCGTCGGCGAGGTCCGTGGCGTACATCGAGTGCCACGAGTAGCGCCGGGCGTTCGGGAACAGCAGGCGCGCGACCTCGTGGACGCTCGCGAGGGGCTGTGGGCCGCTCATGTCCATCAACGGCTCGCCGAGGTCACGGAGGGACGCCACGACCTGCTCGCCCTCCTCGATCGGGCCGGCGTAGACGCCGTAGACCATTACCACGGGCGCGCCGATGGCCTCCGGCGGCACCATCGGGATCGGCGGGATCCGCATCAGCGCGACCAGCGTGGTCAGTTCGTCGGGTGCCTCGGCGGCGTGCGTCCGGTAGGCTCGGAGGACGTCGCCCGCGCGCTCGACCGGGTAGATGAGCTGGGCGATCGACACTTCGGGACCGACTTCGACGAGTTCGAGTTCGAAGCTCGTCACCACCCCCACGGCTGCGCCGCTGCCGCGGACCGCCCAGAACAGGCCGGGGTTCTCGTCCGCGCTCGCGGTCAGCACGGTTCCATCGGTGGTCACGAGTTCGACCGAGCGGAGGTTGTCGATCCCGAGACCGTGTTTCCGGCGGAGCCAGCCGATGCCGCCCGCGAGCGTCGAACCGGCGATACCGGTCTGCGCCGCCGACCCGACGACCGGCGAGAGGCCGTGCTCCTGGGCGGGGGTGAGCACGTCGGCGACGCGCGCGCCGGGACCGACCCGCGCGGTACGGCTCTCCGGGTCGATCGTGACGTCGTTCATCTCGCACATGTCGACCACGAGCCCGTCGTCGACGAGCGCCGACCCAGTGACGTGGTGGCCGCCGCCAAGCACCGACAGCGGAAGGTCGTGGTCGCGGGCGGCCGCTATCGCCGTCGCCACGTCGTCGGTCGAGGTGACACGAACGAAGACGGCGGGACGACGGTCGACCGCCCCATTCCA
This window of the Halococcus hamelinensis 100A6 genome carries:
- a CDS encoding GNAT family N-acetyltransferase — encoded protein: MYVRPATAADRAALPAVHTAAVRAFGPEHYDADAVRRWAKPGGRSPADYEPDTDDEHVVVGVRADSVAGFGHLVPIAGEVHAVYVHPDHARHGVGSAVLAELEGYARGRGLDHLSLQSSLNAVGFYERAGYERVGEGESPGGLAVVGMEKGL
- a CDS encoding DUF7384 family protein — its product is MTDRPDPARVAADADVLAADLLCDGAAREALDLVRAHSWVSLVASDALLADATAVVETLADENLADAWRERIDDLRVRVEQSPGDHPALASAVAGDAAHLLSFDDGLRTARTGAELRPYVDVSVKHPRGFARLFDPEALHPTVVGGEYPGPDRDPRA
- a CDS encoding DUF7472 family protein produces the protein MERETLVEAVVSIVAVAMFLVVIVVVGVLFEGTNHQLVGLGPFALIGSVAFFIVAMSIAGYFLAGQ
- the priL gene encoding DNA primase regulatory subunit PriL produces the protein MERRHATYPFLDAAREAVAELDPDLRALADEERVVARATERVERALTDGDIGEPHRDVRTELLSYPLARVLVSLVDEHILTRRYARSEAGAAHERFTAAEGSKLKSAREQPLTADDLLAEFDLARHVHPAESDLDDHLVEVGAYLPLAADMRGEGWRLVNRALADGMVPVSTAERDDLLRKAVERRVADGLPLAVPTAVGDALDGPVADLRETLADLDLTRDIDTVVPERFPPCMKALLDGVQKGDHLAHHSRFAITAFLASIGMTTDEIVDLYTVNPGFAEDITRYQTDHIRGETGPTEYSPPSCATMQSYGDCINKDERCETISHPLAYYEEALDDADEEELTDWREANEEADDEGEAEA
- a CDS encoding protein sorting system archaetidylserine decarboxylase → MRIASHAWRYATPALVLAPVAWLLSPLAALVALAAGALALVFHRDPERTTPPSGVVAPADGRVSVVRREGDRLRVGVYMNVLDVHVNRAPLAGRVESVTHSPGANRPAFSKDSDRNEKVRIDCGAFTVVQIAGAFARRIHPDVAAGDEVARGQRIGHISFGSRVDVVLPPHVEIEDLVVEKGETVRAGETVLVEDTTH
- a CDS encoding FAD-binding oxidoreductase — translated: MSTTATILDESIVTDLRAAVSGDVITADDAGYEKARQLWNGAVDRRPAVFVRVTSTDDVATAIAAARDHDLPLSVLGGGHHVTGSALVDDGLVVDMCEMNDVTIDPESRTARVGPGARVADVLTPAQEHGLSPVVGSAAQTGIAGSTLAGGIGWLRRKHGLGIDNLRSVELVTTDGTVLTASADENPGLFWAVRGSGAAVGVVTSFELELVEVGPEVSIAQLIYPVERAGDVLRAYRTHAAEAPDELTTLVALMRIPPIPMVPPEAIGAPVVMVYGVYAGPIEEGEQVVASLRDLGEPLMDMSGPQPLASVHEVARLLFPNARRYSWHSMYATDLADDDLDAVADALLAAPTNECELGIWHLGGAVSEVAPDATAYPHRNAEFLLNVSAGWDDPENDEACESWAYDTWDHLWASSSTIEGFYAGFPGFVDPDERLRMVYGDNYDRLASVVEEYDPENRLGSGLVVEPTP